A genomic segment from Luteolibacter ambystomatis encodes:
- a CDS encoding non-ribosomal peptide synthetase/type I polyketide synthase, giving the protein MNEEFQEPEAIAVIGMAGRFPGAQGPDEFWQNLITDKDCITRTGVRTDAEGRKYVGARSTLESPDLFDASFFGIYPKEAELMDPQHRIFLECAWEALEHSGHDPAAFPGMIGVYAGLSLNTYLLHNLGKARDLAANYQVAEYQTMLGNDKDFLPVRVSYKLNLRGPSMAIQTACSTSLVAIAQAATALLTYQCDMALAGGVSISFPQMREYLFTEEGMVSPDGTCRAFDANAAGTVFGSGCGVVLLKRLSEAIADRDPILAVIKGWAVNNDGSDKIGFAAPGVNAQADVIALAQAAAGVHPEDISYIEAHGTGTPLGDPIEIAGLTKAFREGGAQGNGYCAIGTGKTHIGHLDVAAGVTGLIKTIQQFRHEKIPALLHFQAPNPRIDFANSPFAPVQRELEWKSNDKPRLAGISAFGVGGTNAHLVLSEPPTPQPATPVRKQQLLVLSAKTPTALDAMASRLADHLLKEALVLGDVAHTLTTGRRGFLHRRAVVAADVSEAIAKLRETTSSAQALAAAPRVAFLFPGQGSQYQDMGRDLYQSEPAFRQAIDECAALLQGHLNLDIRATLYPTDADREEAGKRIHQTWLTQPCIFVVEYALAKLWMSWGVTPSLLIGHSIGEYVAAVLAGTFTLADALKLLSVRARYMQDLPGGGMLAIRQGADQLTLPAGIEIAAINSPQLCTVSGSHEAIAAYQAELEAKGVVSKVLKTSHAFHSAAMEPIVAPFTAEAAKIPANPPSIPWISTATGQPMDAATLADPGYWARQLRHSVRFSDALATAFTETGLLLLEVGPGQALAPFARQHPARATTPVVSTLPSFSPTTDLSDLLTAAGELWKNGVSIDWSALSGGVPHNRVHLPTYPFERQSFWIDRSCEPVASIPSVAAPGLPSPAASVPPPPPPAVMSTSTDRKPELSARLRAVVLELSGMAVEDDKATFTEIGFDSLFLTQASQAILTKFGVKVTFRQMLGELSSVAALVNHLDKEMPVSAPTAAPATTSAVVSAPVVVPQAAGSSPIEQLIANNIQLMQALLESHRAGNAPATAPAPASTLPVVQWPADKPRTTAANSRFGPYKPIEKGEKGGLTATQQSSLDALIDRYTRKTPGSKSYTAEHRGHYADPRAVAGFKSLWKEMVYPIVSQRTKGARLWDIDGNEYVDITMGFGTYFFGHSPEWITEAIETQLHTGIEIGPQSPIAGKLAGAICELTGMDRATFCNTGSEAVMAAMRLARTITGRQRIAYFTGDYHGMFEEVLVRGAWIDGVYKAQPIAPGIPQNLVENMLVLDYADPTSLDILRAHAHELAAVMIEPVQSRAPGLQPREFMHEVRAITREGGAALIFDEVVTGFRCAPGGAQAYFGVEADLATYGKVIGGGMPIGVLAGKREYMDALDGGAWNYGDDSFPEVGVTFFAGTFVRHPLALAAAWRVVQHLKGEGPRLQIDMEERVSRLCRTLNDHFDAIGVPLHIPHFSAYAVIEHAPDLKYASVLWYFLRERGVHVWEGRPLYFTTAHTDEDLDLVVRGFVGAVADMQTAGFFPASHEGAPVAPEAFPRHDSSPSTEAQREIFHAVQMGPEANASFNESNLIRFDGVLEPEALKTAVLDLVVRHPALRSTFSEDGTTQLFHPAPRELEIVSHDLTVLADAESQWEDIRREESLQPFDLVTGPLVRVHLARFAEDRHELLFTAHHLVCDGWSFGMLMAELATAYDARKAGHLPKLPPAMPFAEYARHEVVTRDSQETLDAERFWVSKFEQGAPVLELPVDRPRPAVKTYAGSMESIELDPQLYVRLKKESSKLGGTLFATLLSSFATLLHRLTGQDDVVIGVPAAGQTRIGRDELVGHCLNFLPLRLKPAGDRSFREFATEVKDEVLEAYDHQNYTFGSLLKKLTLPRDTSRLPLVTVMFNIDRSGFDQVRFDKLTFDVETNPKRFVNFDLFFNLSQSDQRMVVECEYNTDLHDAATIRRWLGAFEQLIGSAIAKGDSTLDELPILAPAEREQTLGEWNATQRDYPNATVDQLVSGPADKTAIRCGQQTLTYAELESQATTLAARLQASGVKRGDLVGIHLERSTAMVTGLLAILKCGAAYVPMDPAFPAERLAFMVEDAHMPVILTQFSHRHALPPTTAKLILIDDAPNGETFTAVERHPEDLAYVIFTSGSTGRPKGVRIPHRAVVNFLQSMRREPGLTADDVLLAVTTLSFDIAGLELFLPLTTGATVVIATRDTVIDGHLLQQEIDRHAITVLQATPSTWRLLLEASWPGKSDLKVLVGGEAVPRDLVNRLAPICKEAWNVYGPTETTIWSTTIRLHEEDGPVSIGRPIDNTQVYIVNSAFQPQPIGIAGELLIGGDGLAAGYHDRDDLTADRFVSVSQLSTPNSQLLYRTGDLARWRADGTIECLGRMDHQVKVRGYRIELGDIESHLEQHPDVEQAVAHVHDGRLVAYLRTKGAPAASEDTAIWQDQWDMLYSSAISQSGSSKLDNLDAVITSWAGLENAGEQVSEWIDTTVERIRSYGSRRIFEIGCGTGQILSRLAPEAEAYWAADISKVAVEALQKHVPLAQVKLFHRPADDFSELTAGSFDTVIINSVAQYFPNAAYLQRVLEGATRLLSPGGRIFLGDIQGNALLSAHHAEALRERAPAGTTCKQLREKINQRLAQETELSVDPAWFDQLGLPGISHVTIQLRRGRITNETTTYHYDVVLHADPAPATLAITQWRDWQRLNLEQLEAMLAGQPEQLAFTRIPDARLSRPLTFLRQLLDGEADASLPEWPGSPSFAVTAEELFAVAIQAGYQAYVQWHTDGTDGLLDAVFLPAENTVLPRHLSHALAKPAFSLVNTPTHDQKGGNDAVIPTLRRHLASQLPDYMIPSVFVILAKFPLTPNGKVDRKALPAPDAPVHATTPREIVAPRNDTERELASIWQQVLGLENIGIEDDIFELGGDSILIFQITTRANRAGIALTPALVFRLRTIVKLAEAVAATPAGPVATTPTIQRVNRDAYRRKL; this is encoded by the coding sequence ATGAACGAGGAATTTCAAGAACCCGAAGCCATCGCCGTGATCGGCATGGCAGGTCGTTTCCCCGGTGCGCAGGGACCGGACGAGTTCTGGCAGAACCTCATCACCGACAAGGACTGCATCACCCGCACCGGTGTCCGCACCGATGCCGAGGGTCGGAAGTACGTCGGAGCCCGTAGCACGCTGGAGTCGCCCGATCTCTTCGACGCCTCGTTCTTCGGCATCTATCCAAAGGAAGCGGAGCTGATGGACCCGCAGCACCGCATCTTCCTGGAATGCGCGTGGGAGGCACTCGAACACTCCGGCCACGATCCGGCGGCGTTTCCCGGCATGATCGGCGTCTATGCCGGTCTCAGCCTGAACACCTACCTGCTGCACAATCTCGGCAAGGCCCGCGATCTCGCCGCCAACTACCAGGTGGCCGAGTACCAGACGATGCTCGGCAACGACAAGGACTTCCTGCCGGTCCGCGTGTCCTACAAGCTGAACCTGCGCGGCCCGAGCATGGCGATCCAAACCGCCTGCTCCACCTCGCTCGTCGCCATCGCCCAGGCCGCCACCGCATTGCTGACCTATCAGTGCGACATGGCGCTGGCGGGCGGTGTCTCGATCAGCTTCCCGCAGATGCGCGAGTATCTGTTCACCGAGGAAGGCATGGTTTCGCCGGACGGCACCTGCCGCGCCTTCGACGCGAATGCAGCAGGCACGGTCTTCGGCAGCGGCTGCGGTGTGGTGCTGCTCAAGCGCCTCAGCGAAGCCATCGCCGACCGCGATCCGATCCTCGCCGTGATCAAGGGCTGGGCCGTGAACAACGATGGCTCCGACAAGATCGGGTTCGCTGCTCCCGGCGTGAACGCGCAGGCCGATGTGATCGCACTGGCCCAGGCCGCCGCCGGAGTGCATCCGGAAGACATTTCCTACATCGAGGCCCACGGCACCGGCACGCCGCTCGGCGACCCCATCGAAATTGCCGGTCTCACCAAGGCCTTCCGAGAAGGTGGTGCACAGGGCAACGGCTACTGCGCCATCGGCACCGGCAAAACCCACATCGGACATCTCGATGTGGCCGCCGGTGTCACCGGGCTGATCAAGACGATCCAACAGTTCCGCCACGAAAAGATTCCCGCGCTACTGCACTTCCAGGCACCGAATCCGCGCATCGATTTCGCCAACAGTCCGTTCGCGCCGGTGCAGCGCGAGTTGGAATGGAAATCGAACGACAAGCCGCGCCTCGCGGGCATCAGCGCCTTCGGGGTCGGTGGCACCAATGCCCATCTCGTCCTTTCCGAACCGCCGACACCGCAGCCAGCCACTCCGGTGCGCAAGCAGCAGTTGCTGGTCCTTTCCGCGAAGACGCCGACCGCGCTCGATGCGATGGCGTCGCGACTCGCGGATCATCTGCTGAAGGAAGCGCTCGTACTCGGCGATGTGGCCCACACGCTGACCACCGGACGCCGCGGCTTCCTGCATCGTCGTGCGGTCGTCGCGGCCGATGTTTCCGAGGCAATCGCGAAACTGCGCGAGACCACTTCTTCCGCCCAGGCTCTTGCCGCCGCACCGCGCGTCGCCTTCCTGTTCCCCGGCCAGGGCAGCCAGTATCAGGACATGGGCCGCGATCTCTATCAGAGCGAGCCTGCATTCCGCCAAGCCATCGATGAATGCGCCGCCCTGCTCCAAGGCCATCTCAATCTCGACATCCGCGCCACGCTGTATCCCACCGATGCCGATCGTGAGGAAGCGGGCAAGCGCATCCACCAGACGTGGCTCACGCAGCCCTGCATCTTCGTCGTCGAATACGCGCTCGCGAAGCTGTGGATGTCATGGGGTGTCACGCCTTCCCTGTTGATCGGCCATAGCATCGGCGAATATGTCGCTGCCGTCTTGGCAGGCACGTTCACGCTTGCCGATGCGCTCAAGCTGCTCTCGGTGCGCGCCCGCTACATGCAGGATCTGCCGGGTGGCGGCATGCTTGCGATCCGCCAAGGAGCCGATCAGCTCACGCTACCAGCAGGCATCGAGATCGCGGCGATCAACAGCCCGCAGCTCTGCACCGTCTCCGGCAGCCACGAAGCCATCGCCGCCTATCAGGCTGAACTGGAAGCAAAAGGCGTGGTAAGCAAGGTGCTGAAAACCTCGCACGCTTTCCACTCCGCCGCGATGGAACCGATTGTCGCGCCCTTCACCGCCGAGGCCGCGAAGATCCCCGCCAACCCGCCATCGATCCCGTGGATCTCGACCGCAACCGGCCAGCCCATGGATGCCGCCACTCTCGCCGATCCCGGCTATTGGGCGCGCCAGCTCCGTCACTCCGTGCGCTTCAGCGATGCGCTTGCCACCGCGTTCACGGAAACGGGCCTGCTGTTGCTGGAGGTCGGCCCTGGTCAGGCACTCGCGCCCTTTGCCCGCCAGCATCCGGCACGCGCTACCACGCCGGTGGTTTCCACGCTGCCGTCTTTCTCGCCCACCACCGATCTCTCCGACCTCCTCACCGCTGCCGGGGAGCTTTGGAAAAACGGCGTGTCGATCGATTGGTCGGCGCTCTCCGGCGGAGTGCCGCACAACCGCGTCCACCTTCCCACCTATCCGTTCGAACGCCAGAGCTTCTGGATCGATCGTTCGTGCGAGCCCGTCGCCTCCATCCCATCCGTGGCTGCGCCGGGTCTTCCGTCTCCTGCTGCTTCTGTTCCACCCCCTCCCCCACCCGCAGTCATGTCCACCTCTACTGACCGCAAACCCGAACTCTCCGCCCGGCTCCGCGCCGTGGTGCTCGAACTCTCCGGCATGGCCGTGGAGGACGACAAGGCCACCTTCACCGAGATCGGATTCGATTCCCTTTTCCTCACCCAGGCCAGCCAGGCGATCCTCACGAAATTCGGTGTGAAGGTGACGTTCCGCCAGATGCTCGGCGAGCTGTCCTCCGTGGCCGCGCTGGTGAACCATCTCGACAAGGAGATGCCCGTCTCCGCACCGACGGCTGCGCCAGCTACGACGTCTGCCGTAGTTTCAGCGCCTGTTGTTGTTCCGCAAGCCGCCGGCAGCTCGCCCATCGAGCAGCTCATCGCGAACAACATCCAGCTCATGCAGGCATTGCTGGAAAGCCATCGTGCGGGCAACGCTCCGGCGACAGCACCAGCACCCGCTTCCACCCTGCCGGTCGTCCAATGGCCTGCGGACAAGCCGCGCACCACCGCAGCCAACAGCCGCTTCGGCCCCTACAAGCCCATCGAGAAAGGCGAGAAGGGTGGGCTCACCGCCACCCAGCAAAGCTCGCTCGACGCCCTGATCGACCGCTACACCCGCAAGACTCCGGGTTCGAAATCCTACACCGCCGAGCACCGCGGCCACTACGCCGACCCGCGCGCGGTCGCGGGCTTCAAGTCGCTGTGGAAGGAAATGGTCTATCCCATCGTCTCTCAACGCACCAAGGGCGCGCGGCTGTGGGACATCGACGGCAACGAATACGTCGATATCACCATGGGCTTCGGCACCTACTTCTTCGGCCACTCGCCGGAGTGGATCACCGAAGCCATCGAGACCCAGCTTCACACCGGCATCGAGATCGGGCCGCAGTCACCCATCGCTGGCAAGCTCGCCGGAGCCATCTGCGAGCTGACCGGCATGGACCGCGCGACGTTCTGCAACACCGGCTCCGAGGCGGTGATGGCCGCCATGCGCCTGGCCCGCACGATCACCGGACGCCAGCGCATCGCCTACTTCACCGGCGACTACCACGGCATGTTCGAGGAAGTGCTGGTGCGCGGCGCGTGGATCGATGGCGTCTACAAGGCCCAGCCGATCGCTCCCGGCATCCCGCAGAATCTGGTCGAGAACATGCTGGTGCTCGATTACGCCGATCCCACCTCGCTGGATATCCTGCGTGCCCACGCCCATGAGCTGGCCGCCGTGATGATCGAGCCGGTGCAGAGCCGCGCGCCCGGCCTCCAGCCGCGCGAGTTCATGCACGAGGTCCGTGCCATCACCCGTGAGGGCGGTGCGGCGCTGATTTTCGATGAAGTCGTCACCGGCTTCCGCTGCGCGCCCGGTGGAGCCCAAGCCTACTTCGGCGTGGAAGCGGATCTCGCAACCTACGGCAAGGTCATCGGCGGCGGCATGCCCATCGGTGTGCTGGCCGGAAAGCGCGAATACATGGACGCCCTCGATGGCGGTGCATGGAACTACGGCGACGATAGTTTCCCGGAGGTCGGCGTGACATTCTTCGCGGGCACCTTCGTCCGCCATCCGCTGGCGCTCGCCGCCGCCTGGCGCGTGGTGCAGCACCTCAAGGGCGAAGGCCCGCGCCTCCAAATTGACATGGAGGAACGCGTCAGCCGCCTGTGCCGCACGCTCAACGATCACTTCGATGCCATCGGCGTGCCGCTGCACATCCCGCACTTCAGCGCCTACGCGGTGATCGAGCACGCGCCCGATCTCAAATACGCCAGCGTGCTGTGGTATTTCCTCCGTGAGCGTGGTGTCCACGTTTGGGAAGGTCGCCCGCTTTACTTCACCACCGCCCACACGGACGAGGATCTCGATCTCGTCGTGCGCGGTTTCGTCGGAGCCGTGGCGGACATGCAGACCGCCGGTTTCTTCCCGGCCTCGCATGAAGGAGCGCCTGTCGCTCCGGAAGCCTTCCCACGTCACGACAGCTCGCCGAGCACCGAGGCCCAGCGTGAGATCTTTCACGCGGTCCAGATGGGTCCGGAAGCGAATGCCTCGTTCAACGAATCGAACCTGATCCGTTTCGATGGTGTCCTTGAGCCGGAGGCTTTGAAAACCGCGGTGCTCGATCTTGTCGTGCGCCACCCTGCTCTTCGCAGCACCTTCAGCGAGGATGGCACCACGCAGCTCTTCCATCCCGCGCCACGCGAGTTGGAGATCGTCAGCCACGATCTGACCGTGCTCGCGGATGCTGAAAGCCAGTGGGAGGACATCCGCCGCGAGGAATCGTTACAGCCGTTCGACCTCGTCACCGGTCCGCTGGTGCGCGTCCACCTCGCACGCTTCGCCGAGGATCGCCATGAATTGCTTTTCACCGCCCATCACCTCGTCTGCGACGGCTGGTCGTTCGGCATGCTGATGGCGGAACTCGCCACCGCCTACGATGCCCGCAAGGCCGGTCATCTGCCGAAGCTTCCGCCCGCGATGCCCTTCGCGGAGTATGCCCGCCATGAAGTGGTCACCCGTGATTCGCAGGAGACACTGGATGCCGAGCGCTTCTGGGTTTCGAAGTTCGAGCAAGGCGCACCGGTGCTGGAGCTTCCCGTCGACCGTCCGCGTCCGGCGGTGAAGACGTACGCCGGCTCAATGGAATCCATCGAACTGGATCCGCAACTCTACGTCCGCCTCAAGAAGGAGTCTTCGAAGCTCGGCGGCACCCTGTTCGCCACGCTGCTTTCTTCCTTTGCCACGCTGCTGCACCGCCTCACCGGTCAGGATGACGTGGTGATCGGCGTTCCCGCCGCAGGCCAAACCCGTATCGGCCGTGATGAACTCGTCGGCCACTGCCTGAACTTCCTGCCACTGCGTCTGAAGCCCGCAGGAGATCGTTCGTTCCGCGAGTTCGCCACCGAAGTGAAGGACGAGGTGCTCGAAGCCTACGACCACCAGAACTACACCTTCGGCAGCCTGCTCAAGAAGCTCACGCTGCCACGCGACACCAGCCGCCTGCCGCTGGTCACGGTGATGTTCAACATCGACCGCTCCGGTTTCGACCAAGTGCGCTTCGACAAGCTCACCTTCGATGTCGAGACGAACCCGAAGCGCTTCGTCAACTTCGACCTGTTCTTCAACCTCTCGCAGTCCGACCAGCGCATGGTCGTGGAGTGCGAATACAACACCGACCTCCACGATGCGGCGACGATCCGCCGCTGGCTCGGTGCTTTCGAACAACTCATCGGCAGCGCGATCGCAAAGGGCGACTCCACGCTCGACGAGCTTCCGATTCTGGCACCCGCCGAGCGGGAACAAACGCTCGGCGAATGGAATGCGACCCAACGCGACTATCCGAATGCGACCGTGGATCAACTCGTCTCCGGTCCTGCCGATAAAACCGCCATCCGCTGCGGGCAGCAAACGCTGACCTACGCCGAGTTGGAATCCCAAGCCACCACCCTCGCCGCACGCCTCCAGGCGTCCGGCGTGAAGCGGGGCGATCTCGTCGGCATCCACCTTGAACGTTCCACCGCCATGGTCACCGGCCTGCTGGCGATCCTGAAGTGCGGGGCCGCCTACGTGCCGATGGACCCCGCTTTCCCGGCCGAACGCCTCGCGTTCATGGTGGAGGACGCCCACATGCCGGTGATCCTCACGCAGTTCTCGCATCGTCACGCGCTGCCACCGACGACCGCCAAGCTCATACTCATCGATGATGCGCCGAACGGAGAAACGTTCACTGCTGTCGAACGCCATCCAGAGGATCTCGCCTACGTGATCTTCACCTCCGGTTCCACCGGTCGTCCGAAGGGAGTCCGCATCCCGCATCGCGCGGTGGTGAACTTCCTCCAGTCGATGCGCCGCGAGCCCGGCCTCACCGCCGATGACGTGTTGCTCGCGGTCACCACGCTGTCCTTCGACATCGCTGGCCTCGAACTGTTCCTGCCGCTCACCACCGGCGCCACCGTGGTCATCGCCACGCGCGACACCGTGATCGATGGCCATCTGCTCCAGCAGGAGATCGACCGCCACGCCATCACCGTCCTCCAGGCCACGCCTTCCACCTGGCGTTTGCTATTGGAGGCGTCATGGCCCGGTAAATCCGATCTCAAGGTCCTCGTCGGCGGCGAAGCCGTGCCACGGGACCTCGTCAACCGCCTGGCCCCGATCTGCAAGGAAGCGTGGAACGTCTACGGCCCCACCGAGACCACCATCTGGTCCACCACGATCCGCCTCCATGAGGAAGACGGTCCGGTGTCCATCGGTCGCCCCATCGACAACACCCAGGTCTACATCGTCAATTCCGCCTTCCAACCGCAACCCATTGGCATCGCCGGTGAACTCCTCATCGGTGGCGATGGCCTTGCCGCCGGTTACCACGATCGTGACGACCTCACCGCCGACCGTTTCGTTTCTGTCTCTCAACTCTCAACTCCAAACTCTCAACTACTCTACCGTACCGGCGACCTCGCGCGCTGGCGTGCGGATGGCACCATCGAGTGCCTCGGCCGCATGGACCATCAGGTAAAAGTCCGCGGCTACCGCATCGAGCTGGGCGACATCGAGTCCCACCTCGAACAGCATCCGGATGTGGAGCAAGCCGTCGCCCATGTTCATGATGGACGTCTTGTCGCCTACCTCCGCACCAAGGGAGCCCCGGCCGCGTCCGAAGACACCGCCATCTGGCAGGACCAGTGGGACATGCTCTACAGCTCGGCCATCAGCCAGTCCGGCTCCAGCAAGCTCGACAACCTTGATGCGGTGATCACTTCGTGGGCGGGACTGGAGAACGCGGGCGAACAGGTCTCCGAGTGGATCGACACCACCGTCGAACGCATCCGCAGCTACGGCTCGCGCCGTATTTTCGAGATCGGCTGCGGCACCGGCCAGATTCTCTCGCGTCTCGCGCCCGAAGCGGAAGCCTACTGGGCTGCGGACATCTCCAAGGTCGCGGTCGAGGCTCTCCAGAAGCATGTGCCGCTGGCTCAGGTGAAATTGTTCCACCGCCCCGCGGATGATTTCTCAGAACTTACCGCCGGAAGCTTCGACACCGTCATCATCAACTCAGTGGCGCAGTATTTCCCGAACGCCGCCTATCTCCAGCGCGTGCTGGAAGGAGCCACCCGCCTGCTCAGCCCCGGCGGACGCATCTTCCTCGGCGATATCCAAGGCAATGCGCTGCTCTCCGCCCATCATGCGGAGGCTTTGCGCGAGCGCGCACCCGCAGGCACCACCTGCAAGCAGCTCCGAGAGAAGATCAACCAACGCCTCGCGCAGGAAACCGAGCTTTCCGTCGATCCCGCATGGTTCGATCAACTCGGACTGCCTGGCATCAGCCATGTCACCATCCAGCTCCGCCGCGGCCGCATCACCAACGAAACGACCACCTATCACTACGACGTGGTTCTCCATGCCGATCCGGCACCGGCCACCCTCGCGATCACCCAATGGCGCGATTGGCAGCGGCTCAATCTGGAGCAGTTGGAAGCGATGCTCGCCGGGCAACCGGAGCAACTCGCCTTCACCCGCATTCCAGATGCCCGCTTGTCGAGGCCGTTGACCTTCCTGCGCCAGCTTCTCGATGGCGAAGCCGATGCATCGCTGCCCGAATGGCCCGGCTCGCCATCGTTCGCGGTGACGGCGGAGGAGCTGTTCGCGGTCGCCATCCAGGCCGGATACCAAGCCTATGTGCAATGGCACACCGATGGCACGGATGGCCTCTTGGATGCCGTGTTCCTGCCTGCGGAAAACACCGTTCTTCCACGCCACCTCAGCCACGCGCTGGCCAAGCCCGCCTTCTCGCTCGTCAACACTCCGACCCACGACCAGAAGGGCGGCAACGATGCCGTGATCCCCACACTGCGGCGCCACCTCGCCTCGCAGTTACCGGACTACATGATCCCTTCGGTGTTCGTGATCCTCGCGAAGTTTCCGCTCACACCGAATGGCAAGGTGGATCGCAAGGCCCTCCCTGCTCCCGATGCTCCGGTCCATGCCACCACGCCACGCGAGATCGTCGCACCACGAAATGACACCGAACGCGAACTGGCCTCGATCTGGCAACAGGTGCTCGGCTTGGAGAACATCGGCATCGAGGACGACATCTTCGAGCTCGGAGGTGATTCGATCCTGATCTTCCAGATCACCACCCGCGCCAACCGTGCGGGGATCGCGCTCACCCCCGCGCTGGTCTTCCGCCTCCGCACCATCGTAAAACTGGCCGAGGCGGTCGCAGCCACTCCTGCCGGACCCGTCGCCACCACACCGACCATCCAGCGCGTGAACCGGGATGCCTACCGACGCAAACTCTGA